The following proteins are encoded in a genomic region of Kosakonia oryzae:
- the artM gene encoding arginine ABC transporter permease ArtM, with protein sequence MLAYLPELFKGLHTSLTLTIASLIVALILSLLFTVILTLKTPVLTHIVRGYITLFTGTPLLVQIFLIYYGPGQFPSLQNYPFIWHLLSQPWLCALLALSLNSAAYTTQLFYGAIRAIPQGQWQSCSALGMSKKDTLAILLPYAFKRALSSYSNEVVLVFKSTSLAYTITLMEVMGHGQLLYGRTYDVMVFGAAGLIYLVVNGLLTLMMRLIERKALAFERRN encoded by the coding sequence ATGCTTGCCTATTTACCAGAGCTGTTTAAAGGCCTGCATACCAGCCTGACGCTAACCATCGCGTCACTGATTGTGGCACTGATTTTGTCGCTGCTGTTTACCGTCATCCTGACATTGAAAACGCCGGTGCTGACGCACATCGTACGCGGCTATATCACGCTGTTTACCGGTACGCCGCTGCTGGTGCAGATCTTCCTGATTTACTACGGCCCCGGTCAGTTTCCGTCGTTGCAGAACTATCCGTTTATCTGGCATCTGCTGTCGCAGCCGTGGCTGTGCGCGCTGCTGGCGCTGTCGCTGAACAGCGCGGCGTATACCACGCAGCTGTTTTACGGCGCGATCCGCGCGATTCCGCAGGGCCAATGGCAATCCTGCAGCGCGCTGGGCATGAGCAAAAAAGATACGCTGGCGATCCTGCTGCCTTACGCTTTTAAACGCGCCCTTTCGTCCTATTCCAACGAAGTGGTGCTGGTGTTTAAAAGTACATCGCTGGCTTACACCATCACACTGATGGAGGTGATGGGGCACGGCCAACTGCTCTACGGCCGTACCTATGACGTGATGGTGTTTGGCGCTGCCGGGTTGATTTATCTGGTGGTGAACGGTCTGTTGACGTTAATGATGCGTCTGATTGAACGCAAAGCGTTGGCTTTCGAACGCCGCAACTAA
- the artQ gene encoding arginine ABC transporter permease ArtQ, which produces MNEMFPLASAAGMTVGLAVCALLIGLVLAMIFAVWESVKWRPIAWIGTALVTLLRGLPEILVVLFIYFGASQLLLTLSDGFTINLGVVQIPVQVQIENFDVSPFLCGVIALSLLYSAYASQTLRGALKAVPDGQRESGQALGLSKGAIFFRLVMPQMWRHALPGLGNQWLVLLKDTALVSLISVNDLMLQTKSIATRTQEPFTWYIVAAAIYLVITLFSQWILKRIDLRATRFERRPG; this is translated from the coding sequence ATGAACGAAATGTTTCCATTAGCAAGCGCCGCCGGGATGACCGTCGGCCTTGCCGTTTGTGCGCTGCTCATCGGCCTGGTGCTGGCGATGATCTTTGCCGTGTGGGAGTCCGTTAAGTGGCGTCCCATTGCATGGATCGGTACCGCGCTGGTCACGCTGCTGCGCGGCCTGCCGGAAATTCTCGTGGTGCTGTTTATCTATTTTGGCGCCTCGCAGCTCCTGCTAACGCTCTCTGATGGTTTCACCATCAATCTTGGCGTAGTGCAAATCCCGGTGCAGGTACAGATTGAAAACTTCGATGTCAGCCCGTTCCTGTGCGGCGTGATCGCGCTCTCTCTGCTCTATTCGGCTTACGCTTCGCAAACCCTGCGCGGTGCGTTAAAAGCGGTGCCGGACGGGCAGCGCGAATCCGGCCAGGCACTCGGTCTGTCGAAAGGGGCGATCTTCTTCCGTCTGGTGATGCCGCAAATGTGGCGCCATGCGCTGCCGGGTCTGGGTAACCAGTGGTTGGTGCTGTTGAAAGATACCGCGCTGGTGTCGCTGATCAGTGTTAACGATCTGATGCTGCAAACCAAAAGCATTGCGACCCGTACCCAGGAGCCCTTCACCTGGTACATTGTGGCGGCGGCGATCTACCTGGTGATCACTCTGTTCAGCCAGTGGATCCTCAAACGCATTGACCTGCGTGCGACGCGCTTTGAACGGAGGCCGGGATAA
- the artJ gene encoding arginine ABC transporter substrate-binding protein ArtJ, with translation MKKLMLAAALIATFAASASAADKINFGVSATYPPFESLDANNKIVGFDIDLANALCKQMQADCTFTNHAFDSLIPSLKFRKYDAVISGMDITPERAKQVSFTEPYYANSAVVIAKKDAFKSFDDLKGKRIGMENGTTHQKYLQDKHPEVKTVAYDSYQNAIIDLKNGRIDGVFGDTAVVNEWLKTNPQLGVATPKVTDPQYFGTGLGIAVRPENKALLEKLNAALKAIKADGTYQKISNQWFPQ, from the coding sequence ATGAAAAAACTGATGCTGGCCGCCGCCCTGATTGCGACTTTCGCTGCGAGCGCCTCTGCTGCTGATAAAATCAATTTCGGCGTTTCCGCCACCTACCCGCCGTTTGAATCGCTGGACGCGAACAATAAAATCGTCGGTTTTGATATCGACCTGGCAAATGCGCTGTGCAAACAGATGCAGGCAGACTGCACCTTCACCAACCACGCGTTTGACAGCCTGATCCCGTCGCTGAAATTCAGAAAATATGATGCGGTAATCTCCGGCATGGATATTACGCCAGAGCGCGCTAAACAGGTCTCTTTCACCGAACCGTACTATGCGAACTCCGCCGTGGTGATTGCCAAAAAAGACGCGTTTAAATCTTTCGATGATTTGAAAGGCAAACGCATCGGAATGGAAAACGGCACCACACATCAGAAATATTTGCAGGATAAGCACCCGGAAGTGAAAACCGTGGCTTATGACAGCTACCAGAACGCGATTATCGACCTGAAAAATGGCCGTATCGACGGCGTGTTTGGTGATACCGCCGTGGTTAATGAGTGGCTGAAAACCAACCCGCAGCTTGGCGTTGCAACACCGAAAGTGACCGATCCGCAATATTTCGGTACTGGTCTCGGCATCGCTGTTCGCCCGGAAAACAAGGCGCTGCTGGAAAAACTGAATGCCGCCCTGAAAGCGATCAAAGCTGACGGCACCTACCAGAAAATCAGCAACCAGTGGTTCCCACAGTAA
- a CDS encoding lipoprotein, with the protein MRYSVLTLVMPCALLLSACTTVTPAYKDIGTRSGQCVEGGPDSVAQQFYDYRIAHPGSDLTALRPYLSDDLAKMLNNASRDPQTAALFKTDPFSSRSVAADHADVTSASTIPNSDARNIPLRVTLSQGSQRWQDEVLMIREGQCWAVDDVRYLGGSVHAPAGTLRQSIEHR; encoded by the coding sequence ATGCGCTATTCAGTTTTGACTCTTGTAATGCCGTGCGCGCTGCTGCTGAGCGCCTGTACTACCGTAACCCCGGCCTATAAAGATATTGGCACCCGTAGCGGGCAGTGTGTGGAAGGCGGTCCTGACAGTGTTGCACAACAATTTTATGACTACCGCATCGCCCATCCGGGCAGCGACCTGACCGCATTGCGCCCGTACCTGAGTGACGACCTGGCGAAAATGCTGAATAACGCCAGCCGCGATCCGCAAACCGCTGCGCTGTTTAAAACCGATCCCTTCTCCAGCCGTAGCGTTGCCGCCGATCATGCCGACGTCACCAGCGCTTCCACCATTCCCAATAGCGATGCGCGGAATATTCCGCTGCGCGTAACATTAAGCCAGGGCAGCCAACGCTGGCAGGATGAAGTACTGATGATCCGCGAAGGACAGTGCTGGGCGGTGGATGATGTCCGCTACCTGGGCGGCTCGGTACACGCGCCCGCCGGTACGCTGCGCCAGTCGATAGAACATCGCTAA
- the rlmC gene encoding 23S rRNA (uracil(747)-C(5))-methyltransferase RlmC, with the protein MQCALYDAGRCRSCQWIEQPLVTQLTAKMDDLHHLLAGLPVAEWRTPVSGPEQGFRNKAKMVVSGSVEKPLLGMLHRDGTPEDLTDCPLYPDSFVPVFAALKPFIARAGLTPYNVARKRGELKYLLLTESQQDGGMMLRFVLRSEAKLTQLRAALPWLQAQLPQLQVISVNIQPVHMAIMEGETEIFLTEQQALAENFNGVPLWIRPQSFFQTNPVVASALYATARDWVRALPVAHMWDLFCGVGGFGLHCATPEMRLTGIEIAPEAIACATQSAQVLGLHNLHFQALDSTQFATAQQDAPDLVLVNPPRRGIGAELCGYLSHMAPPFIVYSSCNAQSMAKDIRRLPGYRIERVQLFDMFPHTAHYEVLTLLIRR; encoded by the coding sequence ATGCAGTGCGCTCTCTACGATGCTGGTCGCTGTCGCTCCTGTCAGTGGATCGAACAACCGCTTGTCACCCAGCTTACCGCTAAGATGGACGATCTCCATCACCTGCTGGCGGGGTTGCCGGTAGCAGAGTGGCGCACACCGGTGAGCGGCCCGGAGCAGGGGTTTCGCAATAAAGCCAAAATGGTGGTCAGCGGTAGCGTAGAAAAACCGCTGCTCGGTATGCTGCACCGCGACGGTACGCCGGAAGATCTCACCGATTGCCCGCTCTATCCCGACTCTTTTGTCCCGGTTTTTGCTGCGCTTAAACCCTTTATTGCCCGTGCGGGTCTAACGCCTTACAACGTGGCGCGTAAGCGCGGCGAACTGAAATACCTGCTGCTGACTGAAAGCCAGCAGGATGGCGGCATGATGCTGCGTTTTGTCTTGCGTTCCGAAGCTAAGCTGACGCAACTTCGCGCCGCGCTGCCGTGGTTGCAGGCGCAATTACCGCAGTTGCAGGTCATTTCGGTAAATATCCAGCCTGTACATATGGCGATCATGGAAGGGGAGACGGAGATTTTCCTCACCGAACAGCAGGCGCTGGCGGAAAATTTCAATGGTGTGCCGCTGTGGATCCGCCCGCAAAGCTTCTTCCAGACCAACCCGGTCGTTGCCAGCGCGTTATACGCCACTGCCCGCGACTGGGTGCGTGCTTTACCGGTCGCGCATATGTGGGATCTGTTCTGTGGCGTCGGCGGTTTTGGTCTGCACTGCGCGACCCCTGAAATGCGGCTGACTGGCATTGAGATCGCCCCGGAAGCGATCGCCTGTGCAACGCAGTCGGCGCAGGTGCTGGGGCTGCATAATTTGCATTTTCAGGCGCTTGATTCCACGCAGTTCGCCACTGCGCAACAGGATGCGCCGGATCTGGTGCTGGTTAACCCACCGCGACGCGGCATCGGCGCGGAATTATGCGGCTATTTAAGCCATATGGCGCCGCCTTTTATCGTCTATTCAAGCTGTAATGCGCAGTCGATGGCGAAAGATATTCGACGGCTTCCGGGCTATCGCATCGAACGCGTACAACTGTTTGATATGTTTCCACATACTGCACATTACGAGGTGCTGACGCTGCTAATCAGGCGTTAA
- the artI gene encoding arginine ABC transporter substrate-binding protein ArtI, whose product MKKVLIAALLASISLSATAAQAIRFATEASYPPFESTDANNKIVGFDVDLANALCKEIDATCTFTNQAFDSLIPSLKFRRFDAVMAGMDITPEREKQVLFTTPYYDNSALFVGQQGKFTSIDQLKGKRVGVQNGTTHQKFINDKHPEITTVPYDSYQNARLDLQNGRIDAVFGDTAVVTEWLKADAKLAAVGDKVTDKEYFGTGLGIAVRQGNTELQQKFNAALEKVKKDGTYQAIYSKWFQK is encoded by the coding sequence ATGAAAAAAGTACTGATTGCCGCACTACTTGCCAGCATCAGCCTTAGCGCTACAGCAGCCCAGGCCATTCGTTTTGCGACGGAAGCGAGCTACCCTCCGTTTGAATCCACCGATGCCAATAACAAGATCGTCGGCTTTGATGTGGATCTGGCGAATGCGCTGTGTAAAGAGATCGATGCGACCTGTACCTTTACCAACCAGGCCTTTGACAGCCTGATCCCGAGCCTGAAATTCCGCCGTTTTGACGCGGTAATGGCCGGTATGGATATCACGCCAGAGCGTGAAAAACAGGTTCTGTTTACTACGCCGTACTACGATAACTCTGCGCTGTTCGTCGGCCAGCAGGGTAAATTCACCAGCATCGATCAGCTGAAAGGCAAACGTGTTGGCGTGCAGAACGGCACCACACACCAGAAATTCATTAACGATAAACACCCGGAAATCACCACCGTGCCTTACGACAGCTACCAGAATGCGCGTCTGGATCTGCAAAACGGCCGCATTGATGCTGTCTTTGGCGACACCGCAGTGGTTACCGAATGGCTGAAAGCCGATGCCAAACTGGCAGCGGTAGGCGATAAAGTGACGGACAAAGAGTACTTCGGTACCGGTCTGGGTATCGCCGTACGCCAGGGCAATACTGAGTTGCAGCAGAAATTCAACGCTGCGCTGGAAAAAGTGAAGAAAGATGGGACTTACCAGGCCATCTACAGCAAATGGTTCCAGAAGTAA
- the artP gene encoding arginine ABC transporter ATP-binding protein ArtP, which produces MSIKLNSINCFYGAHQALFDITLDCPQGETLVLLGPSGAGKSSLLRVLNLLEMPRSGQLSIAGNHFDFAKTPSDKAIRELRQNVGMVFQQYNLWPHLTVQQNLIEAPCRVLGLSKDQALARAEKLLERLRLKPYSDRYPLHLSGGQQQRVAIARALMMEPQVLLFDEPTAALDPEITAQIVSIIRELSETGITQVIVTHEVEVARKTASRVVYMENGHIVEQGDASCFAAPQTDAFKYYLSH; this is translated from the coding sequence ATGAGTATTAAATTAAACAGCATCAATTGCTTTTATGGCGCACACCAGGCGCTCTTCGACATCACACTGGATTGCCCGCAGGGCGAAACGCTGGTGCTGCTCGGCCCAAGCGGTGCGGGTAAAAGTTCGCTGTTGCGCGTACTCAACCTGCTCGAAATGCCGCGTTCCGGCCAGTTAAGCATTGCAGGCAACCATTTTGATTTTGCCAAAACCCCGTCAGATAAAGCGATTCGTGAATTGCGCCAGAACGTGGGCATGGTGTTCCAGCAATATAATCTTTGGCCGCATCTGACCGTGCAGCAAAACCTGATTGAAGCGCCGTGCCGCGTGCTCGGTTTAAGCAAAGATCAGGCGCTGGCGCGCGCCGAGAAGCTGCTGGAGCGTTTACGTCTTAAACCCTATAGCGATCGCTATCCGCTGCACCTGTCCGGCGGACAACAGCAGCGTGTCGCCATCGCCCGTGCGCTGATGATGGAGCCGCAGGTTCTGCTGTTTGATGAACCCACTGCCGCACTCGATCCGGAAATCACCGCGCAAATTGTCAGCATTATTCGTGAACTGTCGGAAACCGGCATTACGCAGGTCATCGTGACCCACGAAGTGGAAGTGGCGCGCAAAACCGCCAGCCGCGTGGTGTATATGGAAAATGGTCACATTGTTGAGCAAGGGGATGCCAGCTGCTTTGCCGCGCCGCAGACCGATGCATTTAAATACTACCTATCTCACTGA
- a CDS encoding FdhF/YdeP family oxidoreductase gives MKEQNRTIGIAPYGGSAGGWGALKAVADALRGQMSVKQDVIALFKVNQPQGFDCPGCAWPDPQHTSSFEFCENGAKAVSWEATSKRATPEFFAAHTVSELWKRNAFELEGEGRLTHPMKYDAASDTYQPIEWETAFREIGELLRSYDDPNSVEFYTSGRASNEAAFLWQLFAREYGTNNFPDCSNMCHEPTSVGLPESIGVGKGTVELDDFDHCDLVLCIGHNPGTNHPRMLGTLREVSKRGATIVAINPLRERGLERFTSPQSPIEMLALSSTKLASTYYKVRVGGDAAMLKGVMKILLSMHEESQAKGEPGVIDEAFIRQHTQGFDALKADLDATDWEHILKVSGMERKEIQNIARLYADAERTIICYGMGITQHQYGTQNVQQIANLLLLRGNIGKQGAGICPLRGHSNVQGDRTVGITEIPPQPLLDSIEKVFGFKPPQQHGHGAVAAIQAIRDGKSKALLCLGGNLAEAISDPLATFPAMRKLDLVVHMATKLNRSHLLIGKHNYLLPVLGRTETDLQASGAQSVTVEDSMSMVHASRGTLTPASPHLKSEPALVAALAKATLPQSVVDWEKMVSDYSNIRDAIEAVFPAFSNFNTRIKKPGGFRLRNAASEREWNTPSGLAQFKVMQGINEDPRSLKCHDLVLTTLRSHDQYNTTLYGLNDRYRGVTGRRDVLFINADEAEKRELRVGDQVNVVALDPDGNPTSRRMENLTVVVLDMAPGSVGAYYPEANILVPLDSHDTQSGIPAYKSIPVAMEHVEVPVATSGARR, from the coding sequence ATGAAAGAACAGAACCGAACAATAGGTATTGCGCCGTATGGCGGATCAGCAGGCGGCTGGGGCGCATTAAAAGCGGTCGCCGATGCGTTACGCGGCCAAATGTCTGTTAAGCAGGATGTCATTGCTCTCTTCAAAGTAAACCAGCCACAGGGGTTTGATTGCCCCGGTTGCGCATGGCCCGATCCGCAACACACTTCCTCCTTTGAATTTTGTGAAAACGGCGCCAAAGCTGTCTCCTGGGAGGCAACCAGCAAACGCGCCACGCCGGAGTTTTTCGCTGCGCATACGGTGAGCGAACTGTGGAAGCGAAATGCCTTTGAGCTGGAAGGCGAGGGGCGCTTAACGCATCCAATGAAATATGATGCCGCCAGCGATACCTACCAGCCCATCGAATGGGAAACCGCTTTTCGTGAAATTGGCGAGCTTCTGCGCAGCTACGACGATCCCAACAGCGTTGAGTTTTACACTTCGGGGCGCGCCTCCAACGAAGCGGCCTTTCTCTGGCAACTGTTTGCCCGTGAGTACGGCACCAATAATTTCCCGGATTGTTCCAATATGTGCCACGAGCCGACCAGCGTCGGCTTACCGGAATCCATTGGCGTCGGCAAAGGCACCGTTGAACTGGACGATTTTGATCATTGCGACCTGGTACTGTGTATCGGTCACAACCCAGGCACTAACCATCCGCGTATGCTTGGTACGCTGCGTGAAGTCTCTAAACGCGGCGCAACCATTGTGGCAATCAATCCGTTGCGCGAGCGCGGCCTTGAACGTTTTACCTCGCCGCAAAGCCCGATTGAAATGTTGGCGCTCAGCTCGACGAAGCTGGCTTCAACCTACTACAAAGTGCGGGTAGGCGGCGATGCGGCGATGCTGAAAGGGGTGATGAAAATCCTGCTGTCGATGCATGAAGAGTCGCAAGCCAAAGGCGAACCGGGTGTGATTGACGAGGCGTTTATTCGCCAGCATACGCAGGGGTTTGATGCGCTTAAAGCCGATCTCGATGCTACCGACTGGGAACATATTCTTAAAGTTTCCGGAATGGAGCGCAAAGAGATCCAGAATATCGCCCGGCTGTATGCTGATGCTGAACGCACCATCATCTGCTATGGCATGGGGATCACGCAGCATCAGTACGGTACGCAGAATGTGCAGCAAATCGCTAATTTGCTGCTGCTGCGCGGCAATATTGGTAAACAAGGTGCGGGGATTTGCCCGCTGCGCGGGCACTCCAATGTGCAGGGCGATCGCACTGTTGGCATTACCGAAATTCCGCCACAGCCGCTGCTCGATAGCATTGAAAAAGTGTTTGGTTTTAAACCCCCTCAGCAGCACGGTCATGGTGCCGTTGCTGCAATCCAGGCGATCCGCGACGGTAAGAGCAAAGCGCTGCTCTGTCTCGGGGGGAATCTGGCGGAGGCCATTTCCGATCCTCTTGCGACATTCCCGGCGATGCGCAAACTGGATTTGGTGGTGCATATGGCTACAAAACTGAATCGCTCGCACTTATTGATCGGCAAACATAATTATTTGCTGCCGGTGCTGGGGCGTACTGAAACGGATTTACAGGCATCTGGCGCGCAAAGCGTGACGGTTGAAGATTCCATGTCGATGGTGCATGCGTCGCGCGGCACGCTGACGCCAGCGTCACCGCATCTGAAATCGGAACCGGCGCTGGTGGCCGCTTTAGCCAAAGCAACGTTGCCGCAAAGCGTTGTCGATTGGGAGAAGATGGTCAGCGATTACAGCAATATTCGTGATGCCATTGAAGCGGTCTTTCCGGCATTCAGTAATTTCAATACACGAATAAAAAAACCGGGCGGCTTCCGGCTGCGCAATGCGGCTTCGGAACGCGAATGGAATACACCATCCGGCCTGGCGCAGTTCAAAGTGATGCAGGGTATTAATGAAGATCCGCGCTCGCTCAAATGCCACGATCTGGTGCTGACCACACTACGCAGCCACGATCAGTACAACACCACACTGTATGGTCTTAATGATCGCTATCGCGGTGTGACCGGACGACGGGATGTACTGTTTATCAATGCTGACGAAGCGGAAAAACGCGAGTTGCGCGTGGGCGATCAGGTGAACGTGGTGGCGCTCGATCCTGATGGCAATCCGACATCGCGGCGCATGGAAAACCTCACCGTTGTGGTGCTGGATATGGCGCCCGGTTCGGTGGGAGCGTATTACCCGGAAGCGAATATTCTGGTGCCGCTGGACAGCCACGATACCCAAAGTGGTATTCCGGCCTATAAAAGCATTCCGGTTGCTATGGAACATGTTGAGGTGCCGGTGGCCACTTCAGGCGCGCGGCGTTAA